In Alicyclobacillus macrosporangiidus CPP55, a single window of DNA contains:
- a CDS encoding DUF4321 domain-containing protein, whose protein sequence is MRKPFWRVAGFVAAGAVLGTLAGQLLAHQVPFLARSTQVEWHPGADLGVLRYNLDLTLRVNGLTLAGVIAGYLLARRSR, encoded by the coding sequence GTGCGCAAGCCTTTTTGGCGCGTGGCCGGGTTTGTCGCAGCAGGCGCGGTGTTGGGGACGTTGGCGGGGCAGCTGCTGGCGCACCAGGTGCCGTTCCTGGCGCGGTCCACCCAGGTGGAGTGGCATCCGGGGGCGGATCTCGGCGTGCTTCGCTACAATCTCGACCTGACTCTGCGCGTCAACGGCTTGACGTTGGCTGGCGTCATCGCCGGGTATTTATTGGCACGCCGTTCTCGTTGA
- a CDS encoding SPOR domain-containing protein → MRLPNERGQARRVEEPPLIIRAGGQQWVVRRDGSWQQGDAGGDPAPNHAPVRGPARESRSRFRRGLGWLAEAVDRLWADGEEAGASKVDRSFFDRDRGPGRNSMRTAERRGVRGRSARREQGRRGLRDAFQAGLVFGMGLGCLSMVLFHQLKPDLRVEVSAPSASSAVETVAGPAVQLPALRLYVLQIGSYSTEAAAEEHRQVLAKQGVHTVVHGGGTYQLWADVSLRQGSLQDELKTLEGKGVHGSVVFVGWKAHPLAAPAGASEAAVARVNGWLSEATGALNALVGALSDGGLRQDALTACQTVEAHLPAASDWGETGYGERLKSFSSHLQAASTALSRQQMDNSRTAALQALDDLTRMAAGSTLFTISR, encoded by the coding sequence GTGCGCTTGCCGAACGAGCGGGGACAAGCCCGACGCGTGGAGGAACCGCCGCTCATCATCCGCGCGGGGGGACAACAGTGGGTGGTCCGACGCGATGGGTCTTGGCAGCAGGGCGATGCAGGCGGCGACCCGGCGCCGAACCATGCGCCTGTACGCGGGCCTGCGCGTGAGAGTCGCAGTCGCTTCCGGCGGGGGCTTGGCTGGTTAGCCGAAGCAGTGGACCGTTTGTGGGCGGACGGCGAGGAGGCCGGCGCGTCGAAAGTGGATCGGAGTTTCTTCGATCGCGATCGCGGACCTGGGCGGAACTCGATGCGGACGGCTGAGCGAAGGGGCGTCCGTGGCCGAAGCGCGAGGCGTGAGCAAGGCCGGCGCGGGCTGCGGGATGCGTTTCAAGCCGGCCTCGTGTTTGGCATGGGGCTCGGTTGCTTGAGTATGGTGCTGTTTCACCAACTGAAACCGGACCTGCGGGTGGAGGTGTCCGCGCCCTCGGCGAGCAGTGCCGTCGAGACCGTGGCCGGGCCGGCCGTCCAACTGCCCGCTTTGCGGTTGTATGTGTTGCAAATCGGGTCCTACAGCACGGAGGCGGCGGCAGAAGAACACCGGCAGGTCCTCGCCAAGCAAGGGGTGCACACGGTGGTGCACGGCGGTGGAACCTACCAGCTGTGGGCGGACGTATCGCTGCGCCAGGGGAGCCTGCAGGACGAGTTGAAGACCCTGGAAGGAAAGGGTGTGCACGGGTCCGTCGTGTTCGTGGGCTGGAAGGCGCATCCGCTCGCTGCACCGGCGGGGGCGAGCGAGGCGGCCGTCGCGCGGGTGAATGGCTGGTTGTCCGAAGCTACGGGCGCTCTCAACGCCCTCGTAGGCGCCCTTTCGGATGGCGGCTTGCGCCAGGATGCGCTCACCGCCTGCCAAACGGTCGAGGCACATCTTCCGGCCGCCTCCGATTGGGGTGAGACAGGGTACGGGGAACGGCTGAAGTCTTTCTCCAGCCATCTTCAGGCGGCGTCCACTGCGCTGTCGCGGCAGCAGATGGACAACTCCCGGACGGCCGCTTTGCAGGCTTTGGACGACCTCACCCGGATGGCGGCGGGATCGACATTGTTCACCATTTCTCGATAA
- the radC gene encoding RadC family protein — MSQGQGLSYTWRGEDAPRERLLARGAQALRNDELLAVIFQSGTRQASVMELARRVLDRVDGVYGLLDTEVEELMAIPGIGRAKALQIAAAVELGRRIVRGPARSRLQIRSAEDAAEYVMDRLRHLKKEHFMVLHLDTKHCVIGEEVVSIGSLDASIVHPREIFKPAVKRSASAVLCVHNHPSGDPTPSPEDIAVTKRLCQAGALLGIDMLDHIVVGDGRYVSLRALGYCGSAPHAG, encoded by the coding sequence ATGAGTCAGGGGCAGGGTCTGTCGTATACTTGGAGAGGCGAGGACGCTCCCCGCGAGCGATTGTTGGCGCGCGGGGCGCAGGCGTTGCGAAACGACGAGCTGTTGGCCGTCATCTTTCAATCGGGGACGCGCCAAGCATCGGTCATGGAACTGGCGCGGCGCGTACTGGACCGGGTCGACGGGGTGTACGGGCTGCTCGACACCGAAGTCGAGGAGTTGATGGCCATCCCCGGGATTGGTCGTGCCAAGGCGCTCCAGATCGCCGCAGCGGTGGAACTGGGTCGGCGGATCGTGCGGGGACCCGCACGTTCACGGCTGCAGATCCGCAGCGCGGAAGATGCCGCCGAGTATGTAATGGATCGGTTGAGGCACCTTAAAAAGGAACATTTCATGGTTCTGCACCTCGATACAAAACACTGCGTGATAGGAGAAGAAGTGGTATCCATCGGCAGTTTGGACGCATCCATCGTCCACCCGCGGGAGATCTTCAAACCGGCGGTCAAGCGCAGCGCCTCGGCAGTCCTGTGCGTGCACAACCACCCGAGCGGGGACCCGACGCCGAGCCCTGAAGACATCGCCGTGACGAAACGGTTGTGCCAAGCGGGGGCGCTGCTCGGCATCGACATGCTGGATCACATCGTGGTGGGGGACGGCCGGTACGTGAGCCTGCGGGCGCTGGGATACTGCGGATCGGCTCCGCACGCCGGGTAA